The region CTCAGAGCGGTGGAACCCCACCCAGAACGTCAGGTGAGACTAGACCGGGCCCTGTCTGAGGGGCTGCTTGGTAGATGGACCCTGTCCCGCAGCAGCATTCCTGACTTTGCTCCTGTGGGGCTTCCTGAGGCCTGGCCAGGCCTGGAGACACAGCTGTGGGAGGGCACCTGTCTTGCTCTCAGGGACGCGATTCCCTGCAGTGCTGTGAGATCCCTGCAAGCTGGCCTCCCGCAGGGTGCCGGGGGCCCCAAGACCCTCTCCTCTCGTCTCCTGATACCCCGTGCCCCACCATCGGGAACAGCCACTGCGAGTCTCGAGTCCATATTTCCTCTCCCAcagtccctctgcctgtccctggggtctctcctcctgcctcagtCCCCTCCCAGAGCGCAGTCGCCTCCGTCTCGGGACTGAGCCGTTCGCCCTGAGTGGGCCGGCCTCCCTGCCTGCACATCTTTAGTCCAGCCCAAGCCGTAAAAGCTGGTGGCACGGAGGGACCCACTTGCCTACAGGATGTCTTGGGGACAAGGACATGGGGAGCGAAGGTGGTCCTGGCTTCAGCTGCCCACACATGTCTTgtcccagggcctgggccagcgggcggggtggagggggatgggctgGGAGTCGGCCCCTGCTATCCTAGGGGCCTGAGACAAAAACCAGCAGCACCAAATGTCGCCTGCAGGGTTGGGGGCCATGGGGGCCCCTGGGCGGGTGCTGGCCTCTGGGTATCTCCACGAATGCTGTGGCACTAGGCCCAGCTCCTTGGGGGGTGGTGTGGCCAGAGAGCACCCTGCACCTGCTGACTCCACGCTCCCCCAGGACCATCCTGCTGAGTGTCATCTCGCTCCTCAACGAACCTAACACCTTCTCCCCGGCCAACGTGGACGCCTCTGTGATGTACAGGAAGTGGAAAGAGAGCAAAGGCAAGGACCGGGAGTACACGGACATCATCAGGTGAGGCCCTCGCGCCTGGGCTTTACTCACGGGCAGCGGTCCCGGGAGGGAGACCCGGTCACTGGGGGGTGGCCAGTGCACTGGGTGCCCCCACCCCGCTTTTTGTAAGAAAAGAGGTGTTATTTCTCTCTGTCACGCTGTGAGGTGCGCCAGTCCTGCAGGCACGTGGTCTGTGTGTCTACCACGTGTGTGTAGCTTACTGCATCTGAACCGTGCGAAATGGCGGTGTCTGTGCTTTCCAAGTACGCGTGGTCAGGCCTAATGGCGTGCGCCTTCTCCAGCCCCCGAGCGTCCACCACCAAGCTTGAACAAGGTCTTACCGCGGTGCCTTCGCTGCGTGACTGAAACACAGTGACGCTCGGCGATACTTGGGGTCTTACCCCCTGCTGGGCAGCCTGGCCCCCTGCTCACCCCATGATGAGTATCCAGCAGGTGGGCGGTGCTCCATAACAGGTCCTTCCCGGACTGGCTCCTGCCCTCAACTTTgtttcatgctttctcttctggGGGCAATTTGTTTTTCACGTATCACACTGTATCTTTTCCACATCATGATCTGCTGTGAacatcatttacatttataattttgaaacttAGAATCATTTTCTAAAGACAGAAAATGATCACAATACTGGTgtgtttaaaaaatcactttttttctaaaaaatagatttttttcttggttttacaAGCAGTGTGTCGTGTAGGGATTGGCCAGAACTAACCATCCAGCTCTCGTTTTGGTCGTTTCCAGTGCTCCCTGCTTAGGAATAAGTGGGTGACCATCCCTGGAAAGAAATCTTCTTACAGAATGAATGCTGCGCGGTGCAGGTGCCGGACCAGGGTGGAAATGTGCTTTAAGGCCCAGGGTAGACAAGCTGTCCGCTCAGGCCCCAGAGCCACTTgacctgcttttctctcccttgTTCTGTTGCATTGTGTGAGCTGCTCTGTGTCCATTGTCCATTGTTACTTTGTAATGTGGTTTACAGATTTGTTCATGACCAACTTAACCCTTCATTAGGTTTTTTCCAAAAATTCTCTGTTGTTTACCTTTTACCTAGAAGGATGCGTAAGGTCTGCATGTAGCTGCAGTACAACCCCGCCGTTAGAGGTCTAAGTACCCCAGAGAAGTGGAGACAGTGACCACACCAGCATCCACACGAACGTTCAGAACGTTGGCTTCAGTTTGCCAGAAACTGGCAACAACCCTGGTGTACGTCCGCACAGCATCGAAGGGCACGTCTGTGGCTGTCAGGGCGGCAGGCCTTCAGAGGCACAGCAGAACCTCCGGGGTGAGGGGGTGGTGTCATGGGACATATGTGGCTCAGAAGTCACCGCTGTGCACTTTAATCTGGCATAGTTCATGCAGATAAAGCTACAGAAGCTCACGTTGGGTGAGGAGGTGATGTGTTCGTGACAGAGAAATGAATGTTCAAGGAGAAACGAAAAGGAAGCTTTGTGATCTTCCTAGGTCACCTGACAGTTACTGTTTTTGTGTGGCCTTGCAGATACCCGCACAAACCACCGCTCCTCAGACTTCCCCGCGGCCTGGCCTTCTGTGGCGGCTGCTCTGCCTGACCTTGGAGGCCCATCCGCGCTGGCGGGCCACAgactctctccccccccccccccccccccccccccgctcgtcAGTGCTCCTGTCATCCGTGGCCCCCCGGTTCCCTGTACTCCAGGTGCACCTGGATGGATGCAGGGTGTCGTCAGCGTgcacacctcccccccccccacccgtcTGCTCTGTAGTAACCCTTTCTGCTGATTTTAGCTCTCTCTTCTCAGGGTGAAACCACGTCCACTTTCTTCTATGGGTCTGGCCCGTTTTTGCTGGTTCTGTAGTGATTTCTGTGAGCATAATCTGAACAATTTCTGCAGTATTGCTTGTGTGACCCGAGTGCATCTTACCCCCCCAACACCACGCACACAGCCCCAAGGTGACCCCTGTGCCTGCAGAGCGGCCCCTTTCCACATGTCCTTGTCCCCCGTTGTCCCAGGAAGTAAGTTTGTCCCCTGAGGCTGGGTGGTCACGGCTTTTGGTTTGTGCAGATGAGGAGCAGCAGAGCTGGCTGTTGCCGCAGGGAATGCGTGTCCCCAGAGTTTTGCGCAGTGAGCCTCAGGTGCTGCCCTGAGGGACCCTCCCGGTGGGGCTCAGCACCTGGGGAGGGCCCTGCCCACACGGCCTGCTCCGCGCCCCAGTTCTTTTCCCAGCCACCTCCCACGTGGCACCAGAATTAAAACCAGACTGTTTTTATCCTTTAAGACACTCCCTATGGGGCCGCTCACATGCGCCCACGTGAGGGAGGCTGTGATGCGTGCTTCTGcccaccccacaccctccccGCCAAGCCGTGTTCCCCACACGCTCTGCCGGTGGGTGCATTTAGGGGACGCGTTGTCTGTGGTCCTGCAGAGTGTCCGTTCCGGGTGTGCCTTGTGCTGGGACGTCGGGCTCTAGGTGGGAGCACCCCCACCTCGGGAGTCGTGCTGTGCTCAGTATGAGTCTCCAGAGAGCCATGCGCTGTGCTGGGTGTGAGCCCTTGGCGTCCGCAGCCCCATTTTCCTCTTAGTGTGGGCCGTGCTTGTCCGCGCCCGTCCCCCCGTGTGTGGTGGGCGCCGCGCTGGCCCAGGCACCGAACACAAGAGCGGGGAGTTCCGGCCGGAGTCATAGCCCTGCCGCCCCTGCTGCCGAATCTCTGCTGTCTCAGGCAGGGCTGTGCGTGGCCGAACACCTCACAGAACCGCTCGTCTCTGGTCCTCGGGGTCCCCCGTGCCGTGGGCCCTGCTCTGCCTGGCCCTTGCCTGGGGCACCTGAGCTGCTCTGGGCTGGCTCCTGGCGTGGGACCGCGGCGGCGACAGAGCCGTAACCCGCAGGCCCTCTCTCCCCCAGGAAGCAGGTCCTGGGAACCAAGGTGGACGCGGAGCGGGACGGCGTGAAGGTGCCCACCACGCTGGCCGAGTACTGTGTGAAGACCAAGGCCCCGGCGCCTGACGAGGGCTCGGACCTCTTCTACGACGACTACTACGAGGACGGCGAGCCCGAGGCCGAGGCCGACAGCTGCTTCGGGGACGAGGACGACGACTCTGGCACCGAGGAGTCCTGACACCGCGACCCCGAGAATAAACTTACAGATCTTACCTCAGCAGGCCCGGACTGTGTGGCGCCGAGACTGCCTCGCGGGAGGGGTGCTGCCTGGCCCCTCGGGTGGTCTCCTCGGGGGTCGCCCTCCTCCCCCGCGTGTGTCCTGGGTCCTCTGCTTCCGAGGGGAGGGCCACCcgccctgtcctccctccctgggcGGCAGGGGCCTGAGGGACCTGGACCCCCCGCTCGTCCGCGGCTCCTGCTGGCTGGAGCCAGAGACTCGGGCTCCCCGCTCGTGTGTGGACGGATTCACTTGTGGTcacctcttctctctgctttggtTTGTTTGGAATCTAAATAAAACGACTTTATGAGAAGCTAGAGAACCAAGCTCTTCTTGGCCTCCCCAAAGGACTGCAGAGAACGGTTTGTCACCGGGCCCCTGGATGCCCACAGTGCCCACGTGCCTGTGACCCTTCCTGCCAGGCgcaggggctggggtgcctgCAGGCGCCCCAGGAGATGCAGGGATCTGGGGTCTGGGCAGAAGGGTGCCATTGTGTTAACAGACGCCCTGGCCACCTGGGGCCAGACACCTGTTAGCTGGCCCGTGCCCACCCCACAGGGCCTCGGGGTGGTAAGTCTTCTCCATGCTGACCGTTGGGCCCCTGGCGGCCCCTCTGCAGCCACGGGACCCCCAAGGGGTCCTACCTACGTCATGCTGCTGTCACCTAAGCCTTGTGGCTTCATTTTCCTGTAACTGACAAGTCCAGAGTGGCCCAAATTCAGGATCAGATGGTGTCGTCGGGACGAGGTCCCCCATGGGTCGGACGGGTACATGCCCAGCCTGACCAGGCACCACAGCTGGGCCTGGCTGACCCCATGcaggagggggatgggcagaagggGCCAGGCCATCCAGGGTGAACCTGGTCAGACCCTCACGGAGGCCTGCACACCAGGGCCTCTCCCGTGCCCCCCCACCCAGTGTGCCCTCAGCCCCGTGAACACAGCTGTCTGTGAGCCTCCATGGTCTGGTGGCTTCCTAACGCGGAAGGTTTCACACACTCATTTTAGTTCCTGGCTTTTCTTCAACCCAGAGGGCTGGAAGTGCCGGACCGGCGAGGGGCCCCTCTGGACGGGACTCGCAGCTGGTGTTCTCAGCTGACGTGAGTAGTCTGGGCTGTGACAGCCAcacctgttcccctccccccgctcctaGTTTGGGCCTCGGGGCACCGGGGTTTCCAGATCgtgagtgggggctggggctgggttttCCGTGAACCCACTGTGTGGCTGGCACCCTGCACAGGGGACGCTGGTGCCGGTCAGGAAGGGGATGGGCACAGT is a window of Zalophus californianus isolate mZalCal1 chromosome 1, mZalCal1.pri.v2, whole genome shotgun sequence DNA encoding:
- the CDC34 gene encoding ubiquitin-conjugating enzyme E2 R1 — translated: MARPLVPSSQKALLLELKGLQEEPVEGFRVTLVDEGDLYNWEVAIFGPPNTYYEGGYFKARLKFPIDYPYSPPAFRFLTKMWHPNIYETGDVCISILHPPVDDPQSGELPSERWNPTQNVRTILLSVISLLNEPNTFSPANVDASVMYRKWKESKGKDREYTDIIRKQVLGTKVDAERDGVKVPTTLAEYCVKTKAPAPDEGSDLFYDDYYEDGEPEAEADSCFGDEDDDSGTEES